In Candidatus Methylopumilus universalis, one DNA window encodes the following:
- a CDS encoding energy transducer TonB, translating to MTKSKLFLVITISSFFLSGCGSQVKEKFINKVIEEQKNSWLNIKTDEQTRQYAKCLFDVYNNLGLVEKIRFYLDTLDIIHIPASDPLFFEIGFKAGFSCSYEALYGKKNDSGNISEQPEQAEEEDLNNVKHYKDEKPIQKIQSKNESIFSKLRKSSEISSNKKESEMQEKKYGSENSSTNSNHDKKNVTTLYEYQTNTGCIYKEIAPSKQNNRSIHWDGSCQNGYMHGFGSLIIDDKLKNTTTVCEANYSYGLENGQGKCTYNHNNNEMIITETGIYKNGKFFSGSREYEDQAGLYKKDILEHPSYPGNQEHSSQSLENYSNLISKKIRKNFLYPKIAQMRGWQGTVIADLEIDSKGSLISVKIKKSSSYEVLDNEALEMIRKASPFPPPPDNLRGKNLNALLPISFKLE from the coding sequence TTGACTAAATCCAAACTTTTTCTCGTAATAACAATTAGCTCCTTCTTTCTTTCAGGCTGTGGAAGCCAAGTAAAAGAAAAATTTATAAATAAAGTCATAGAAGAACAAAAGAATAGCTGGTTGAACATAAAGACGGATGAACAAACACGTCAATATGCTAAATGTCTTTTTGATGTGTATAATAATTTAGGCTTGGTAGAGAAGATAAGATTCTACTTAGACACTTTAGACATTATCCATATACCAGCATCAGACCCACTCTTTTTCGAAATAGGCTTCAAAGCAGGTTTTTCATGTAGCTACGAGGCTTTATATGGTAAAAAAAATGATTCTGGAAATATTTCCGAACAACCTGAGCAGGCTGAAGAAGAGGACCTCAATAATGTCAAACATTACAAGGATGAAAAGCCAATTCAAAAAATCCAAAGCAAGAATGAAAGCATATTTTCAAAATTGAGAAAGAGCTCGGAAATTTCTAGCAATAAAAAAGAATCTGAAATGCAAGAAAAAAAATATGGCAGTGAAAATAGTTCTACTAACTCAAATCATGACAAAAAAAATGTCACTACCTTGTATGAATATCAAACTAATACTGGCTGTATATATAAGGAAATAGCTCCATCAAAACAAAATAATCGATCTATTCATTGGGATGGCAGTTGTCAAAATGGTTACATGCATGGGTTTGGCTCTTTAATCATTGATGATAAATTAAAGAATACAACTACTGTTTGCGAGGCAAACTATAGTTATGGATTAGAAAATGGGCAAGGCAAATGTACATATAATCATAATAACAATGAGATGATTATTACTGAGACAGGTATTTACAAGAATGGAAAATTCTTTTCTGGCTCAAGGGAATATGAGGATCAAGCAGGGCTGTACAAAAAAGATATTTTAGAGCATCCCAGCTATCCAGGCAATCAAGAACATTCGTCACAAAGTCTAGAAAATTATAGTAATCTTATTTCAAAAAAAATAAGGAAAAATTTTTTATATCCAAAAATTGCTCAAATGCGAGGTTGGCAAGGCACTGTTATTGCAGATCTTGAAATTGATAGTAAAGGCTCATTGATTAGTGTTAAGATTAAAAAGAGCAGTTCTTATGAAGTTTTAGATAATGAAGCACTCGAGATGATTAGAAAAGCTTCACCATTTCCACCCCCGCCAGATAATTTGCGTGGTAAAAATTTAAATGCACTTCTGCCTATTTCATTCAAACTCGAATAA
- a CDS encoding HAD family hydrolase: MNLALFDLDNTILAGDSDYNWSRFLIQEGYLDGAIHAEKNEKFYADYKAGTLDIYAFVEFQFKPLARNPRTVLNQLIKKYVEEVIKPMITEKARALVKRHQDEGDLIIVITATNSFITKPIAELFGIENLIGTDPEEKEGEFTGKVSGLPSFKEGKVTRLEAWLKGKNLSLASFEKSYFYSDSHNDLPLMQKVTHPVAVDSDDVLSEYAKSKGWPQISLR, encoded by the coding sequence TTGAATCTAGCACTCTTCGATTTAGACAATACGATTTTAGCTGGAGACAGTGATTACAACTGGAGTCGATTTCTTATTCAAGAAGGCTATCTTGATGGTGCGATTCATGCTGAAAAAAATGAGAAATTCTACGCGGATTATAAAGCTGGCACGCTAGATATATACGCATTCGTTGAGTTTCAATTTAAGCCGCTTGCGAGGAATCCTAGGACGGTGCTTAATCAACTCATTAAAAAATACGTAGAAGAAGTGATTAAACCTATGATCACTGAAAAGGCGCGTGCACTTGTCAAAAGACATCAGGACGAAGGTGACCTGATCATTGTTATTACAGCCACTAACAGCTTTATTACAAAACCCATCGCTGAATTATTTGGTATTGAAAATTTAATAGGCACTGATCCCGAAGAAAAAGAAGGTGAATTTACTGGAAAAGTCTCGGGACTTCCTTCTTTTAAGGAAGGGAAGGTGACTCGTTTAGAAGCCTGGCTTAAAGGCAAAAATTTATCATTAGCGAGCTTTGAAAAGTCATACTTCTATAGCGACTCTCATAATGACCTGCCTTTAATGCAAAAAGTCACACACCCTGTGGCTGTTGATTCGGATGATGTTTTAAGTGAATATGCAAAATCTAAGGGCTGGCCTCAAATTTCATTGAGATGA
- a CDS encoding cytochrome C assembly family protein: MEIWLPILIACACYLTPSFLLFKKQTPDKKLTNFNALLIGIGLLAHFTILKASISFNPINLGFSNALIATSFFSILIFWLLNFNKNFNYLQPFLLIPSAFLLIIHPLFLSNHFLTTDLSPLFITHIAIALLAYSLFTFSAYLAIFILIFEKKLHQKKKIDMLLSGFQPLIEMENFLFNINKIGFLLLTITLISGILFSEQVFGTPLQFNHKTVFSILAWLIYGLILAGKKLFGWRGRNSIYIKLTAFLFLLLSYLGSKFVLEIILHR; this comes from the coding sequence ATGGAAATTTGGCTACCTATTTTAATTGCTTGTGCGTGTTATCTCACGCCAAGTTTCTTACTATTTAAAAAACAAACGCCTGATAAAAAGCTTACTAATTTTAATGCGCTATTAATTGGTATCGGCTTATTAGCTCATTTTACAATTCTTAAAGCTAGCATTTCTTTCAATCCTATCAATCTAGGGTTTTCTAACGCCCTTATTGCAACCTCATTCTTTAGTATTTTGATTTTTTGGTTACTTAATTTTAATAAAAATTTTAATTATCTGCAGCCGTTTTTGCTTATCCCATCGGCTTTTTTACTGATCATACATCCTTTATTTTTATCAAATCACTTTTTAACAACTGATTTATCACCATTATTTATTACACATATCGCGATCGCTTTGTTGGCATATAGCCTATTTACATTTTCAGCTTATTTAGCCATATTCATTTTAATTTTCGAGAAAAAATTACATCAAAAAAAGAAAATAGATATGCTCTTAAGTGGCTTCCAGCCATTAATTGAAATGGAAAATTTCCTTTTTAATATTAATAAAATTGGGTTTCTTTTATTGACCATAACACTTATAAGCGGAATTCTATTTTCTGAGCAAGTTTTTGGGACGCCACTTCAGTTTAACCACAAAACAGTTTTCTCAATATTAGCTTGGCTTATTTATGGGCTTATTTTGGCAGGTAAAAAACTTTTTGGTTGGCGCGGTAGAAATTCTATCTATATTAAACTAACTGCTTTTTTATTTCTTTTGCTGTCTTATCTTGGAAGTAAATTCGTTTTGGAAATTATCCTTCATAGATAA
- a CDS encoding 2-isopropylmalate synthase, with protein MQQEIQNNKLIIFDTTLRDGEQSPGASMTQEEKLRIARQLEKLGVDVIEAGFAAASPGDFNSISAVAKNIKESTVCSLARAVENDIRKAGEAIQHAKKGRIHTFIATSKIHMENKLRMSEDEVLDRAVQAVKWSLEYTDDVEFSAEDAVRSEMDFLVKVFNAVIKVGAKTINVPDTVGYSIPGVWGERMKALINQVENSSKVVWSTHCHNDLGMAVANSLAAVMNGARQVECTINGLGERAGNASLEEIVMAVKTRKDLFNLTTSIDTTQIVPTSRLVSTITGYPVQPNKAIVGANAFAHESGIHQDGVLKHRETYEIMRAQDVGWGANKISLGKLSGRNAFKTRLQELGIDIQSEDIINAAFARFKDLADKKSEIFDEDLHALMSEEYTSEAIEHYKLIHLKTMSETGTIPHAVIKISENGKEVMAESSGGGPVDATFKAIEKIANSGSELQLYSVNNITSGTDAQGEVTVRLAKGGRIVNGQGADTDIVIASAKAYINGLNKLQSKLERAHPQV; from the coding sequence ATGCAACAAGAAATACAAAATAACAAACTCATCATTTTTGATACCACCTTAAGGGACGGTGAGCAGAGCCCTGGTGCATCGATGACACAGGAAGAAAAGTTGCGCATTGCAAGGCAGCTTGAGAAGCTTGGTGTCGATGTCATTGAGGCGGGCTTTGCAGCTGCAAGCCCTGGAGACTTTAACTCTATAAGCGCTGTTGCAAAAAACATTAAAGAGTCGACTGTATGCTCATTAGCTCGCGCTGTTGAAAATGATATTCGCAAAGCTGGCGAAGCTATTCAACATGCAAAAAAAGGACGTATCCATACCTTCATTGCGACTAGCAAAATTCATATGGAAAATAAACTCCGTATGTCAGAAGATGAAGTCTTAGATCGAGCGGTTCAGGCTGTGAAATGGTCTTTGGAATATACGGACGACGTCGAGTTTTCTGCCGAAGATGCGGTGCGCTCTGAAATGGATTTTCTTGTTAAAGTATTTAATGCTGTGATTAAAGTTGGCGCTAAAACAATCAATGTACCCGATACGGTTGGGTATTCAATCCCAGGTGTTTGGGGCGAGCGTATGAAGGCCCTCATCAACCAAGTTGAAAACTCTTCAAAAGTTGTATGGTCCACCCATTGTCATAACGATTTAGGCATGGCAGTTGCAAATTCACTTGCAGCAGTGATGAATGGCGCGAGACAAGTTGAATGTACGATTAATGGATTGGGCGAAAGAGCGGGCAATGCAAGTCTAGAAGAAATCGTGATGGCGGTTAAAACCAGAAAAGATCTATTTAATCTAACGACAAGCATCGATACTACACAAATTGTGCCAACTTCGAGATTGGTTTCAACAATTACAGGCTACCCTGTTCAACCCAATAAGGCGATTGTAGGCGCAAATGCTTTTGCACATGAATCTGGCATCCATCAAGACGGCGTTTTAAAACATAGAGAAACCTATGAAATTATGCGCGCGCAAGATGTGGGTTGGGGAGCAAATAAGATCTCACTTGGAAAGTTGTCTGGTCGTAATGCATTTAAAACTAGACTCCAAGAATTGGGCATCGACATTCAATCAGAAGATATTATTAATGCCGCATTTGCAAGATTTAAAGATTTAGCAGATAAAAAATCCGAAATTTTTGATGAAGACCTTCATGCGCTTATGAGCGAAGAATATACCTCTGAGGCGATAGAGCATTATAAATTAATTCATTTAAAAACAATGTCAGAAACAGGCACAATCCCTCACGCGGTCATTAAAATTTCCGAAAATGGCAAAGAGGTGATGGCTGAATCTTCTGGCGGCGGCCCTGTGGATGCTACATTTAAAGCGATCGAAAAAATTGCAAACTCAGGTTCAGAACTTCAACTTTATTCTGTGAATAACATCACAAGCGGAACGGATGCTCAAGGTGAAGTGACCGTGAGATTGGCAAAAGGCGGTCGCATTGTGAATGGTCAAGGTGCTGATACAGACATTGTGATTGCATCTGCAAAAGCTTATATCAATGGATTAAATAAACTCCAATCCAAATTAGAACGTGCCCATCCTCAGGTTTAG
- a CDS encoding outer membrane protein — protein sequence MKKIINIALLGALIVLSISTSLAANNETLARIRENSLAKAMELLKGKNASVDEVLKTAKQIEDYILAGESSKNKELIELQASPNDYEKKQQIKVKSVSSEESSNFNGLSVGINGQFKSTTAKVKAGDYGIDGLGQQNFITNLQADYEFRIDNKFGLLVGATMDFNDNDLLNANGGIHINKIRSVRATEKNHYSLFVAPTYRLSSDTSGYLKLAYHNSKIEHSNDFNYSQGTKSLHGYGVGIGARSYLTNNIFANIEIQRIMYSDDSFFLSNLGTGSTVGSFGLGYSFADDRKQLFIAENSKGKFNGLSLGINGLLKSTSIKTSTTINGIANNLDGVGQQNLGIGIFGDYAFRVSDRALFLLGGTYDFNDSDIVRVYGRIGSEVKVKEKNHYSLFVAPAYQLSESSLGYIKLAYHQTKFENINTLDGNELGTANSRYTKKFDGYGIGIGFRTLIADNFYGNLEVQRVFYSRENVSPVAFDADSTIGSLGLSYKF from the coding sequence ATGAAAAAAATAATCAATATAGCTTTGCTTGGAGCATTAATTGTCCTATCTATATCAACTTCTTTAGCTGCTAACAATGAAACATTAGCAAGGATCCGTGAGAATTCTCTTGCAAAAGCCATGGAGTTACTCAAAGGAAAGAATGCTTCAGTAGATGAGGTATTAAAGACCGCTAAACAAATTGAAGATTACATTCTTGCCGGAGAGAGTAGTAAAAATAAAGAGTTAATTGAGCTGCAAGCAAGCCCTAACGATTATGAGAAAAAACAGCAAATAAAAGTTAAGTCAGTAAGCTCTGAGGAAAGTAGTAATTTCAATGGCTTATCTGTAGGTATTAATGGGCAATTTAAATCTACGACTGCAAAAGTTAAGGCAGGTGATTATGGTATTGATGGTTTAGGACAACAAAATTTTATTACAAACCTACAAGCTGACTATGAATTTAGAATAGATAATAAATTCGGCTTATTAGTTGGCGCCACTATGGATTTTAATGATAATGATTTATTAAATGCAAATGGTGGGATTCATATAAATAAAATTAGAAGTGTAAGAGCCACAGAAAAAAATCATTATTCATTATTTGTCGCTCCGACTTATAGATTATCCTCTGACACATCGGGATATTTAAAATTAGCGTACCATAATTCTAAAATTGAACACTCAAACGATTTTAATTACTCACAAGGAACAAAGAGTCTTCATGGTTATGGAGTTGGCATTGGTGCTAGAAGCTATCTAACTAATAATATCTTTGCCAATATTGAAATTCAAAGAATCATGTATAGCGATGACTCATTCTTTCTATCAAATTTAGGAACAGGGTCTACGGTTGGAAGTTTTGGTTTGGGGTATAGTTTTGCGGATGATAGGAAGCAGCTTTTCATAGCAGAAAACTCTAAAGGTAAATTCAATGGATTATCTCTTGGGATTAATGGACTTTTAAAATCAACTTCAATAAAAACATCAACAACAATAAATGGTATAGCCAATAATCTTGATGGTGTTGGACAGCAAAATTTAGGTATAGGTATCTTTGGTGATTATGCCTTCAGAGTCTCTGATAGAGCATTATTCTTATTAGGCGGTACTTATGATTTTAATGATTCAGACATTGTTAGAGTTTATGGAAGAATCGGTAGTGAAGTAAAAGTTAAAGAAAAAAATCATTATTCACTTTTTGTAGCCCCTGCTTATCAATTATCAGAGAGTTCTCTTGGATATATAAAACTCGCTTATCACCAAACAAAATTTGAAAATATTAATACATTAGATGGAAATGAATTAGGAACAGCCAATAGTAGATATACCAAAAAGTTTGATGGTTATGGTATCGGTATTGGATTTAGAACACTTATTGCAGATAACTTTTATGGCAATCTTGAAGTGCAAAGAGTATTTTATAGCAGAGAAAATGTTTCCCCTGTTGCATTTGATGCTGATTCAACCATCGGTAGTCTTGGATTATCTTATAAATTTTAA
- the ffh gene encoding signal recognition particle protein — translation MLENLTDRLQSVIKTIRGQARFTEQNISDAMREVRIALIEADVALAVVKDFIDRVKTKALGVEVLQSLSPGQAIIKIVQDELTILMGDQNVSLDLNVAPPAIILMAGLQGSGKTTTSAKLAKLLIEKKKKVLLASADVYRPAAIDQLKTLAKSLNIECFDSNPSQKPLKIASETIDYAKKHFFDVVIFDTAGRLGIDVEMMDEIKALHKKLNPIETLFVVDAMQGQDAVNTAKAFGDALPLTGVILTKLDSDTRGGAALSVRQVTGKPIKYIGTSEKINGLEPFHPERMASRILGMGDIVSLVEDAQKTLDVKEAEKLAEKVKSGKNFDLEDFKNQIGQMKKMGGVGALMDKMPAQFTSAASKINPEDGDKSLRQIEAIISSMTPLERRKPELIKATRKKRIALGSGVQVQDVNRVLNQFEEMQKMMKMFSKGGLGKLMRGMAGKIPGLRS, via the coding sequence ATGTTAGAAAATCTAACCGACCGACTACAGAGTGTCATTAAAACAATTCGCGGGCAAGCCAGATTTACTGAGCAGAATATCAGTGATGCGATGCGCGAAGTTAGAATCGCTTTAATTGAAGCAGACGTTGCTTTGGCTGTCGTAAAAGATTTTATCGATCGCGTTAAAACAAAAGCCCTCGGTGTTGAAGTATTGCAAAGCCTATCTCCAGGACAAGCGATTATTAAAATTGTCCAAGATGAACTCACGATCCTCATGGGCGATCAAAATGTTTCCTTGGATCTAAATGTTGCTCCCCCAGCTATTATTTTAATGGCAGGTCTCCAAGGTTCTGGCAAAACAACCACTTCTGCCAAGCTTGCTAAGCTGCTTATCGAAAAAAAGAAAAAGGTATTGCTTGCAAGTGCTGACGTATATCGTCCTGCAGCGATTGATCAACTTAAAACACTTGCCAAAAGTTTAAATATTGAATGTTTTGATTCAAACCCTTCCCAGAAACCACTAAAGATTGCATCAGAGACGATCGATTACGCAAAAAAACATTTTTTTGATGTAGTTATTTTTGACACAGCAGGCCGCTTAGGTATTGACGTTGAAATGATGGATGAAATCAAAGCGCTACATAAGAAATTAAATCCAATAGAGACTTTATTTGTAGTCGATGCCATGCAAGGACAAGATGCAGTGAATACTGCAAAAGCTTTTGGTGACGCACTCCCTTTAACAGGTGTTATTTTAACAAAGTTAGATAGTGATACGCGCGGTGGTGCAGCCTTATCTGTGCGTCAAGTGACTGGCAAGCCAATCAAATATATTGGGACAAGCGAAAAAATTAATGGCCTTGAGCCTTTTCACCCCGAAAGAATGGCGTCAAGAATTCTTGGCATGGGTGACATTGTAAGTCTTGTCGAAGATGCACAGAAAACATTAGATGTTAAAGAAGCCGAGAAGTTAGCGGAAAAAGTTAAATCAGGAAAAAATTTCGATTTAGAAGATTTCAAAAATCAAATAGGACAAATGAAAAAAATGGGTGGCGTAGGCGCATTAATGGATAAGATGCCCGCTCAATTTACGAGCGCTGCATCTAAAATTAATCCTGAAGATGGCGACAAATCGCTTCGTCAAATAGAAGCCATTATTAGCTCAATGACGCCTCTTGAAAGAAGAAAACCCGAATTAATTAAAGCTACAAGAAAGAAAAGAATTGCTTTGGGATCTGGTGTGCAAGTCCAAGATGTGAATCGCGTCCTCAATCAGTTTGAAGAAATGCAAAAGATGATGAAGATGTTTTCAAAAGGCGGCTTAGGCAAACTGATGCGTGGTATGGCTGGCAAAATACCTGGCCTCAGATCCTAA
- a CDS encoding tyrosine-type recombinase/integrase: MPQAKTLKDSELRKVLNVCQIGRNSHRNRIMLLISFWSGMRVGEIASLKIDDVLNLDNSVKSEIWLKAEQTKGKFGRKVMIGEKLRKEIDVYIHTLKHTERHRPLIYSQRHKDGFTSNNLGQEFIKLFKLAGIDGATSHSGRRTFITNLANKGIGVRILQTLAGHRSIATTQLYIDVNDEMLRSAVDLL, translated from the coding sequence ATGCCACAAGCCAAAACTCTCAAAGATAGCGAATTAAGAAAGGTTCTTAATGTTTGTCAGATTGGTAGAAATTCTCATAGAAATAGAATTATGCTTTTAATCTCATTTTGGAGTGGGATGAGAGTGGGAGAAATAGCATCTCTAAAAATTGATGATGTTTTGAATTTGGATAATAGTGTTAAAAGTGAGATATGGCTAAAAGCAGAACAGACCAAAGGTAAATTTGGCAGAAAAGTCATGATCGGTGAAAAATTACGTAAAGAGATAGATGTGTATATCCACACTCTAAAACATACAGAAAGGCATCGTCCTTTAATTTATTCACAACGACATAAAGATGGCTTTACCTCTAATAATTTGGGGCAGGAATTCATAAAGCTATTTAAATTAGCAGGTATAGACGGAGCCACAAGCCATAGTGGTAGAAGGACATTTATTACTAACTTAGCTAACAAAGGTATTGGGGTCCGAATCTTACAAACATTGGCAGGTCATAGAAGCATAGCCACCACACAGCTTTATATAGATGTTAATGATGAAATGTTAAGGTCTGCCGTCGATTTACTCTAA
- a CDS encoding aspartate kinase gives MSLIVQKYGGTSVGTPERIRAVARRVARYKSLGHQIVVVVSAMSGETNRLIGLAKEIMAEPDPRELDVMVSTGEQVTIGMTTLALIDLGIKAKSYTGSQVKILTDDAHTKARILKIDHHNIQEDLDQGYVVVVAGFQGVDEQGNITTLGRGGSDTTGVALAAALKADECQIYTDVDGIYTTDPRVVPEAKKLDSITFEEMLEMASLGSKVLQIRSVEFAGKYKVKLRVLSSFEEEGDGTLITFEEKNNMEDPIISGIAFNRDEAKVSILGVPDKPGIAYQILGPIADANIDVDMIIQNVGAVGTTDFTFTVNRIDLSKALGILNEKVKGHVGAREVNGNDKIAKVSIVGVGMRSHVGVASQMFRTLSEEGINIDMISTSEIKISVLIDEKYLELAVRALHKAFGLDA, from the coding sequence ATGAGTTTAATTGTACAAAAATATGGTGGCACATCGGTTGGAACGCCAGAAAGAATTCGGGCTGTTGCAAGACGTGTCGCTCGATATAAATCGCTCGGACATCAAATCGTTGTCGTGGTTTCTGCCATGTCTGGTGAAACGAATCGACTCATTGGCCTTGCTAAAGAAATTATGGCAGAACCTGATCCACGTGAGTTGGATGTCATGGTCTCTACAGGCGAGCAGGTCACTATTGGTATGACAACACTTGCTTTAATCGATCTTGGCATTAAAGCTAAAAGCTATACCGGTTCCCAAGTAAAAATTCTGACTGATGACGCTCATACGAAAGCTAGAATTTTGAAAATTGACCATCACAATATTCAAGAAGATTTAGATCAAGGTTATGTTGTGGTTGTTGCTGGATTCCAAGGTGTGGATGAACAAGGTAACATCACCACCCTCGGGCGCGGCGGTTCGGATACAACGGGTGTTGCGCTAGCCGCAGCTCTTAAAGCGGATGAATGCCAAATCTATACCGATGTGGATGGTATTTATACAACCGATCCTAGAGTGGTGCCTGAAGCTAAGAAATTAGATTCAATTACTTTTGAAGAGATGTTAGAAATGGCAAGTCTAGGATCAAAAGTACTTCAAATTAGATCAGTCGAATTTGCAGGTAAATACAAAGTTAAATTAAGAGTGTTATCAAGCTTTGAAGAAGAAGGTGACGGCACTTTAATTACATTTGAGGAAAAAAATAATATGGAAGATCCCATTATTTCAGGTATTGCTTTTAATCGCGATGAAGCCAAGGTAAGTATTCTTGGCGTGCCAGATAAGCCAGGTATTGCTTATCAAATATTAGGCCCTATTGCAGATGCCAATATCGATGTTGATATGATTATTCAAAATGTAGGCGCTGTTGGAACAACTGACTTTACATTTACTGTGAATAGAATTGATTTAAGCAAAGCCTTAGGCATTCTTAATGAAAAAGTTAAGGGTCACGTGGGCGCTAGAGAAGTAAATGGAAACGATAAAATTGCAAAAGTATCTATCGTAGGCGTTGGTATGCGCTCACACGTAGGTGTTGCAAGCCAAATGTTTAGAACATTATCCGAAGAAGGTATTAATATCGACATGATCTCAACGAGCGAAATTAAAATTTCAGTGCTTATTGACGAGAAATATCTAGAGCTTGCAGTCAGAGCCCTTCACAAAGCATTTGGACTTGACGCATAA
- a CDS encoding tyrosine-type recombinase/integrase, with protein MKVIHDLKYVRDGEVVLFKKSPNRFWQCRFKLPNSKWHRCSTKHIHFDYAVKVATEIYDESRFLHKYNLPLQSKKFKHVAELAIREMEKELDMGIGKIVYHTYISSIRTHLIPFFAKKSVDKITQLDLLNFKANQTRKLNRPLKTSTLTNYNSSLNRIFDTAISRGWMSKSQVPPLSNKGVKGERRPAFSVDEWKVIIRQLKTWQNMGQKTITRDMRELLRDYVLILTNTGMRYGTESQNIKWKHINWFMDKDSNRYLMIAVDGKTGRRELIARHNVLVYLKRIQSRFDDLNTMTFDELLEAKLDVYVFRLRNGLQTNNLNQSFEQFLKFVGLLKDKFGDNRTLYSLRHTYATMTLMRGQVGIHDLARQMGTSVVMIEKHYSHLNSAMKAKSFS; from the coding sequence GTGAAGGTAATTCACGATTTAAAATATGTCAGAGACGGCGAAGTTGTGCTGTTCAAAAAATCTCCGAATCGTTTTTGGCAATGTCGTTTTAAATTACCAAATAGCAAATGGCATCGATGTAGCACAAAGCACATTCATTTTGATTACGCTGTTAAAGTCGCCACAGAAATCTACGACGAAAGTCGTTTTCTGCACAAATACAATCTGCCACTTCAAAGCAAAAAGTTTAAGCATGTTGCTGAATTAGCAATAAGAGAAATGGAAAAAGAATTAGACATGGGCATTGGTAAAATTGTTTATCACACTTATATAAGTAGTATTCGCACACATTTAATTCCGTTCTTCGCTAAAAAGTCTGTGGATAAAATTACACAATTAGACTTGCTTAATTTCAAAGCCAATCAAACACGCAAATTAAATAGACCACTTAAAACTTCTACGCTTACTAATTACAACTCATCTTTAAATAGAATTTTTGATACAGCGATTAGTAGAGGATGGATGTCGAAATCACAAGTGCCACCATTGAGCAATAAAGGAGTCAAGGGTGAAAGGCGACCTGCATTCAGTGTTGATGAATGGAAAGTCATTATCAGACAGTTAAAAACTTGGCAAAACATGGGTCAGAAAACCATCACACGTGATATGCGTGAGTTGTTAAGAGATTATGTGTTGATATTGACAAATACAGGCATGAGATATGGCACTGAAAGTCAGAACATTAAATGGAAACACATAAATTGGTTCATGGATAAGGACAGCAACCGCTATTTAATGATTGCCGTTGATGGTAAAACAGGTCGTCGTGAGCTGATAGCACGCCATAATGTGTTGGTTTATTTAAAACGCATACAAAGTAGATTTGATGACTTAAACACCATGACATTCGATGAATTATTAGAAGCCAAGTTAGATGTCTATGTGTTTAGATTAAGAAATGGGTTGCAGACCAATAATCTTAATCAGAGCTTTGAGCAATTCTTAAAGTTTGTGGGGTTGCTAAAGGATAAGTTCGGCGATAACCGCACTCTATATTCACTGCGTCATACCTATGCCACCATGACCTTGATGAGAGGGCAGGTGGGCATACACGATTTAGCAAGGCAAATGGGAACAAGTGTGGTTATGATTGAAAAGCATTATTCACACTTAAATTCGGCTATGAAGGCTAAGAGTTTCAGTTAA
- a CDS encoding DUF6641 family protein, which translates to MSILSELKAVSVVRPKSQPSIVIRRNKLISKLHDQLQCVKAKIKGEEYVQTKYVSLKKDSGERVELAKQRRLKPWWFTSESGNLVFEIKYGSKRLEIAKGKTGFEAKTLTELETAVETLKKAVAEGELDDSLNFVADIISRRIHKRTN; encoded by the coding sequence GTGTCAATTCTCTCAGAACTCAAAGCGGTTAGTGTTGTTCGCCCCAAATCACAGCCAAGTATTGTGATTCGTCGTAATAAACTTATCTCTAAACTTCATGACCAACTTCAATGTGTAAAAGCCAAGATTAAAGGCGAAGAATATGTTCAGACAAAATATGTAAGCTTAAAGAAGGATAGTGGAGAAAGGGTGGAATTAGCTAAACAAAGACGTCTCAAGCCTTGGTGGTTCACTTCAGAAAGTGGCAATTTGGTATTTGAAATTAAATACGGAAGTAAACGATTAGAAATTGCTAAAGGCAAAACAGGCTTTGAGGCTAAGACACTCACAGAGTTAGAAACGGCTGTAGAAACGCTTAAAAAGGCTGTTGCAGAGGGGGAATTGGATGACAGTTTAAACTTTGTTGCAGACATCATCAGTCGCAGGATTCACAAGCGTACTAACTGA